The Vitis vinifera cultivar Pinot Noir 40024 chromosome 12, ASM3070453v1 genome has a segment encoding these proteins:
- the LOC100257415 gene encoding senescence-specific cysteine protease SAG39, which yields MASVNQYQYICLALLFFLAAWASQATARNLLEASMYERHEDWMAQYGRVYKDADEKSKRYKIFKDNVARIESFNKAMDKSYKLSINEFADLTNEEFRASRNRFKAHICSTEATSFKYEHVAAVPSTVDWRKKGAVTPIKDQGQCGSCWAFSAVAAMEGITQLSTGKLISLSEQELVDCDTSGEDQGCNGGLMDDAFKFIEQNHGLATEANYPYAGTDGTCNRKKAAHPAAKINGYEDVPANNEKALQKAVAHQPIAVAIDAGGFEFQFYSSGVFTGQCGTELDHGVAAVGYGTSDDGMKYWLVKNSWGTGWGEVGYIRMQRDVTAKEGLCGIAMQASYPTA from the exons ATGGCTTCTGTTAACCAGTACCAATACATCTGTTTGGCTTTGCTCTTCTTTCTGGCTGCTTGGGCATCTCAAGCCACAGCCCGCAACCTTCTTGAGGCATCAATGTATGAGAGACATGAGGATTGGATGGCTCAGTATGGGCGTGTATATAAGGATGCTGATGAGAAAAGCAAGCGCTACAAGATATTCAAGGATAATGTGGCACGTATAGAATCTTTCAACAAGGCCATGGACAAATCTTACAAGCTGAGCATCAATGAATTTGCAGATCTCACCAACGAAGAGTTCAGAGCCTCCCGAAATAGATTCAAGGCCCACATCTGCTCCACCGAAGCAACTTCTTTCAAATATGAGCATGTTGCTGCAGTGCCATCTACTGTCGATTGGAGAAAGAAAGGAGCTGTTACACCCATCAAGGACCAAGGCCAATGCG GGTCTTGCTGGGCATTTTCGGCTGTGGCAGCTATGGAAGGAATTACTCAGCTATCAACTGGGAAGCTAATCTCTCTTTCTGAACAAGAGCTGGTTGACTGTGACACTAGTGGGGAAGATCAAGGCTGCAATGGTGGTCTAATGGACGATGCCTTCAAATTCATAGAACAAAATCATGGTCTCGCCACCGAAGCTAACTACCCCTACGCGGGAACTGATGGCACCTGCAACCGCAAGAAGGCAGCCCACCCTGCAGCCAAGATAAATGGGTATGAAGATGTGCCAGCCAACAATGAGAAGGCTCTGCAAAAGGCTGTTGCCCACCAACCTATTGCTGTTGCCATTGATGCTGGGGGGTTTGAGTTCCAATTCTATTCAAGTGGTGTGTTTACAGGACAGTGTGGCACAGAACTAGACCACGGTGTTGCTGCTGTTGGTTACGGAACCAGCGATGATGGGATGAAGTATTGGCTGGTGAAGAACTCATGGGGCACAGGATGGGGTGAAGTAGGTTACATACGGATGCAAAGGGATGTGACTGCAAAGGAAGGTCTCTGTGGAATTGCAATGCAAGCATCTTACCCCACCgcataa
- the LOC100242026 gene encoding senescence-specific cysteine protease SAG39 gives MASVNQYQYICLALLFVLAAWASQATARSLHEASMYERHEDWMVQYGREYKDADEKSKRYKIFKDNVARIESFNKAMDKSYKLSINEFADLTNEEFRASRNRFKAHICSTEATSFKYENVTAVPSTVDWRKKGAVTPIKDQGQCGSCWAFSAVAAMEGITQLSTGKLISLSEQELVDCDTSGEDQGCSGGLMDDAFKFIEQNHGLTTEANYPYAGTDGTCNRKKAAHPAAKINGYEDVPANNEKALQKAVAHQPIAVAIDASGSEFQFYSSGVFTGQCGTELDHGVAAVGYGTSDDGMKYWLVKNSWSTGWGEEGYIRMQRDVTAKEGLCGIAMQASYPTA, from the exons ATGGCTTCTGTCAACCAGTACCAATACATCTGTTTGGCTTTGCTCTTCGTTTTGGCTGCTTGGGCATCTCAAGCCACAGCCCGCAGCCTTCATGAAGCATCAATGTATGAGAGACATGAGGATTGGATGGTTCAGTATGGGCGTGAATATAAGGATGCTGATGAGAAAAGCAAGCGCTACAAGATATTCAAGGATAATGTGGCACGTATAGAATCTTTCAACAAGGCCATGGACAAATCTTACAAGCTGAGCATCAATGAATTTGCAGATCTCACCAACGAAGAGTTCAGAGCCTCACGAAATAGATTCAAGGCCCACATCTGCTCCACCGAAGCAACTTCTTTCAAATACGAGAATGTTACTGCAGTGCCATCTACTGTCGATTGGAGAAAGAAAGGAGCTGTTACACCCATCAAGGACCAAGGCCAATGCG GGTCTTGCTGGGCATTTTCGGCTGTGGCAGCTATGGAAGGAATTACTCAGCTATCGACTGGGAAGCTAATCTCTCTTTCTGAACAAGAGTTGGTTGACTGTGACACTAGTGGGGAGGATCAAGGCTGCAGTGGTGGTCTAATGGATGATGCCTTCAAATTCATCGAACAAAATCATGGTCTCACCACCGAAGCCAACTACCCCTACGCGGGAACTGATGGCACCTGCAACCGCAAGAAGGCAGCCCACCCTGCAGCCAAGATAAATGGGTATGAAGATGTGCCAGCCAACAATGAGAAGGCTTTACAAAAGGCTGTTGCCCACCAACCTATTGCCGTTGCCATTGATGCTTCGGGGTCTGAGTTCCAATTCTATTCAAGTGGTGTGTTTACAGGACAGTGTGGCACAGAACTAGACCATGGTGTTGCTGCTGTTGGTTACGGAACAAGCGATGATGGGATGAAGTATTGGCTGGTAAAGAACTCATGGAGCACAGGATGGGGTGAGGAAGGTTACATACGGATGCAAAGAGATGTGACTGCAAAGGAAGGTCTCTGCGGGATTGCAATGCAAGCATCGTACCCCACTGCATGa
- the LOC100247167 gene encoding senescence-specific cysteine protease SAG39: MASVNQYQYICLALLFVLAAWASQATARNLHEASMYERHEDWMVQYGREYKDADEKSKRYKIFKDNVARIESFNKAMDKSYKLSINEFADLTNEEFRASRNRFKAHICSTEATSFKYENVTAVPSTVDWRKKGAVTPIKDQGQCGSCWAFSAVAAMEGITQLSTGKLISLSEQELVDCDTSGEDQGCSGGLMDDAFKFIEQNHGLTTEANYPYAGTDGTCNRKKAAHPAAKINGYEDVPANNEKALQKAVAHQPIAVAIDAGGSEFQFYSSGVFTGQCGTELDHGVSAVGYGTSDDGMKYWLVKNSWGTGWGEEGYIRMQRDVTAKEGLCGIAMQASYPTA, translated from the exons ATGGCTTCTGTCAACCAGTACCAATACATCTGTTTAGCTTTGCTCTTCGTTTTGGCTGCTTGGGCATCTCAAGCCACAGCCCGCAACCTTCATGAAGCATCAATGTATGAGAGACATGAGGATTGGATGGTTCAGTATGGGCGTGAATATAAGGATGCTGATGAGAAAAGCAAGCGCTACAAGATATTCAAGGATAATGTGGCACGTATAGAATCTTTCAACAAGGCCATGGACAAATCTTACAAGCTGAGCATCAATGAATTTGCAGATCTCACCAACGAAGAGTTCAGAGCCTCACGAAATAGATTCAAGGCCCACATCTGTTCCACCGAGGCAACTTCTTTCAAATACGAGAATGTTACTGCAGTGCCATCTACTGTCGATTGGAGAAAGAAAGGAGCTGTTACACCCATCAAGGACCAAGGCCAATGCG GGTCTTGCTGGGCATTTTCGGCTGTGGCAGCTATGGAAGGAATTACTCAGCTATCGACTGGGAAGCTAATCTCTCTTTCTGAACAAGAGTTGGTTGACTGTGACACTAGTGGGGAGGATCAAGGCTGCAGTGGTGGTCTAATGGATGATGCCTTCAAATTCATCGAACAAAATCATGGTCTCACCACCGAAGCTAACTACCCCTACGCGGGAACTGATGGCACCTGCAACCGCAAGAAGGCAGCCCACCCTGCAGCCAAGATAAATGGGTATGAAGATGTGCCAGCCAACAATGAGAAGGCTTTACAAAAGGCTGTTGCCCACCAACCTATTGCCGTTGCCATTGATGCTGGGGGGTCTGAGTTCCAATTCTATTCAAGTGGTGTGTTTACAGGACAGTGTGGCACAGAACTAGACCATGGTGTTTCTGCGGTTGGTTACGGAACCAGCGATGATGGGATGAAGTATTGGCTGGTGAAGAACTCATGGGGCACAGGATGGGGCGAAGAAGGTTACATACGGATGCAGAGGGATGTGACTGCAAAGGAAGGTCTCTGTGGAATTGCAATGCAAGCATCTTACCCCACCgcataa